A genomic region of Methanothermobacter sp. CaT2 contains the following coding sequences:
- a CDS encoding metallophosphoesterase: MLVGVISDTHIPDRADEIPEAVFEAFRDVELILHAGDLTSPDVLSDLETLAPVECVQGNMDRRYGVDNPRSRVFEIGAYRVGLIHGEVYPRGDTQQLRYLGLELGADVLISGHTHQPFITELEDMLLLNPGSPTVPRLTDPSVMILEIDGEKLDARIIRTGAPVCRSLNFRR; the protein is encoded by the coding sequence ATGCTAGTAGGTGTTATATCAGATACGCACATCCCTGACAGGGCAGATGAAATCCCTGAGGCAGTATTTGAGGCCTTCAGGGACGTTGAACTTATACTCCACGCCGGTGACCTGACCTCACCGGATGTTCTGAGTGACCTTGAAACCCTTGCACCTGTTGAGTGCGTTCAGGGAAACATGGACCGCCGATATGGTGTAGACAACCCCAGATCAAGGGTATTTGAGATCGGAGCATACAGGGTGGGCCTCATACATGGGGAGGTCTACCCCCGTGGTGATACCCAGCAGCTGAGGTACCTGGGGCTTGAGCTTGGTGCAGATGTCCTCATAAGCGGACATACACATCAGCCCTTCATAACCGAACTTGAGGACATGCTCCTCCTCAACCCTGGAAGTCCTACAGTGCCCCGCCTCACAGATCCAAGCGTCATGATCCTTGAAATTGACGGTGAAAAACTTGATGCCAGGATCATCAGGACAGGGGCGCCTGTCTGCAGATCACTGAACTTCAGGAGGTGA
- a CDS encoding DUF2507 domain-containing protein, which translates to MYDVGDLVVERPSLGTMTDIKLFRILRFMPYSIIGEGANGILYKSGKDLGRSMGLKNTDEAVKFLHDNRVGELEILEENPYRLRVDECLSCAGLPASGKALCHFEGGLLAGILESMSGRLVDLREVRCWGLGDRTCEFREFVR; encoded by the coding sequence ATGTATGATGTTGGAGACCTTGTGGTGGAAAGACCATCCCTTGGTACCATGACAGATATAAAACTGTTCAGGATACTGAGGTTCATGCCCTACTCCATCATAGGGGAGGGGGCCAACGGTATCCTCTACAAGAGTGGTAAGGACCTTGGACGAAGTATGGGTTTGAAAAACACTGATGAGGCCGTGAAATTCCTCCATGATAACAGGGTCGGTGAGCTTGAGATTCTTGAAGAGAACCCCTACCGCCTTAGGGTTGATGAGTGTCTCAGCTGTGCAGGGCTTCCTGCTTCAGGTAAGGCCCTCTGTCACTTTGAGGGGGGCCTCCTTGCAGGAATACTTGAATCAATGAGCGGGAGACTGGTTGACCTCCGTGAGGTCAGGTGCTGGGGCCTAGGTGACCGTACCTGTGAATTTAGGGAATTTGTTCGATAA
- a CDS encoding DUF5518 domain-containing protein, translating into MVKWGAVITGFILAVVFPIILSPFIDQASVLGLFLAGFVVGLIVREGATGGFWNATVAGAFGGIVLAILLTIFGAVLGGFGGLFIGAFAGAVLVLVLLFVSMIFMGIGGAIGGFLAGD; encoded by the coding sequence ATGGTTAAGTGGGGAGCTGTCATTACTGGATTCATACTTGCAGTTGTTTTTCCGATCATCCTTAGCCCGTTTATTGACCAGGCCTCTGTCCTTGGCTTGTTCCTTGCGGGTTTTGTTGTTGGCCTCATTGTGAGGGAAGGTGCCACTGGTGGGTTCTGGAATGCCACGGTTGCCGGTGCCTTTGGCGGCATAGTCCTCGCGATTCTCTTAACAATCTTTGGTGCCGTTCTTGGAGGATTCGGAGGATTATTCATCGGAGCATTCGCCGGCGCAGTGCTTGTGTTGGTGCTCCTCTTTGTTTCAATGATCTTCATGGGCATCGGTGGTGCCATAGGGGGTTTCCTTGCCGGTGACTGA
- a CDS encoding cryptochrome/photolyase family protein, with protein MAVVFPHHLMENHPAAEKTSDFIVVEDQLFFGDPVFNLRFHKNKLLLHRASMRYYYDHLKSRGLNVTYIDYTPDPDMGYLRDHLEGYERVYTMELLDHELERRLRRLCSETGTELLEIEGPFIFRRRLMDSYFRDSRFFLTSFYIRERKRLSILMENSKPKGGKWTFDRENRRRLPRGMNIPKPIEMPENSYVREARGYVAERFPDNPGSMEHFNYPTTHREARIFLRDFTEKRLRNFGSYQDFISRDETFLFHSVLSSSLNICLLTPMEVLKAVLSADAPLNSVEGFVRQVMGWREFIRAVYILRGSYQRTRNFFNHSERLTDKLYHGRTGLEPYDTAVRRVLTCGYTHHIERLMVIGNLMLLLGTDPDEVYRWFMEMFIDSYDWVMVPNVYGMSQYADGGLMATKPYISSSNYILRMSDHVRGDWCRVWDSLFWTFLSDKRTYIGENPRMRLLYKYLTDEKLENFQRVKRRFLEELRDP; from the coding sequence ATGGCAGTTGTCTTCCCACATCACCTCATGGAGAATCATCCTGCTGCAGAGAAAACATCAGACTTCATTGTGGTGGAGGACCAGCTCTTCTTTGGAGACCCTGTATTCAACCTGAGGTTCCACAAGAACAAACTCCTGCTGCACAGGGCATCCATGCGCTACTATTATGACCACCTGAAATCAAGGGGCCTGAATGTCACCTACATAGATTACACGCCGGACCCTGACATGGGGTACCTCAGGGACCACCTTGAGGGATATGAGAGGGTCTACACAATGGAACTCCTTGACCATGAACTTGAGAGGAGATTGAGGCGGCTCTGCAGTGAAACAGGTACAGAACTCCTTGAGATTGAGGGGCCATTCATCTTCAGAAGGAGGCTCATGGACAGTTACTTCAGGGATAGCAGGTTCTTTCTCACATCATTCTACATAAGGGAGAGGAAGAGGCTCTCCATTCTCATGGAAAACTCCAAGCCTAAGGGCGGTAAATGGACATTTGATAGGGAAAACAGGAGGAGGCTGCCGCGGGGAATGAATATTCCAAAACCCATAGAAATGCCTGAAAACAGTTATGTGCGTGAGGCCCGGGGTTACGTGGCTGAGCGCTTCCCTGATAACCCGGGCTCCATGGAACACTTCAACTACCCCACAACCCACAGGGAGGCCCGGATATTTTTGAGGGATTTCACAGAAAAAAGGCTCAGAAACTTTGGAAGCTACCAGGACTTCATATCCCGTGATGAGACGTTCCTCTTCCACTCTGTACTCTCTTCCTCACTCAACATCTGCCTCCTAACACCCATGGAGGTTCTGAAAGCAGTGCTATCTGCAGACGCCCCCCTCAATTCTGTTGAGGGATTTGTGAGGCAGGTCATGGGCTGGAGGGAGTTCATAAGGGCAGTTTACATCCTTAGGGGATCATATCAGAGGACCAGGAACTTCTTTAACCACAGTGAAAGACTGACAGATAAACTTTATCATGGCAGAACAGGTCTTGAGCCCTATGATACCGCAGTAAGGAGGGTTTTAACCTGTGGATACACCCACCACATCGAGCGCCTCATGGTCATAGGTAACCTCATGCTCCTCCTTGGCACAGACCCTGATGAGGTTTATCGCTGGTTCATGGAGATGTTCATAGACTCCTACGACTGGGTGATGGTCCCCAACGTCTATGGCATGAGCCAGTACGCTGACGGGGGCCTCATGGCAACTAAGCCCTACATATCATCATCGAACTACATCCTGAGGATGAGTGACCATGTAAGGGGTGACTGGTGCAGGGTCTGGGACTCCCTCTTCTGGACATTCTTAAGTGATAAGAGAACTTACATAGGTGAAAATCCACGCATGAGGCTCCTCTACAAATATCTGACAGATGAAAAACTTGAGAACTTCCAGAGGGTTAAAAGGAGATTTTTAGAGGAACTCAGAGACCCCTGA
- a CDS encoding ion transporter, producing the protein MPEDQLYNVVPMEYGELIRIKELTILILIILDIVLLSYISFYPSNPGTVNAINQFDLFLCIILFLEFSINLKKADDRKRFLRENWMDIVAFMPVDFFRAFRFIRIIRVVKVLALFRKYLKKFFTFLVDTHLDQALGILLFAIVGGTLFFYMMESGVNRSLHGPLDSLWYSITTTIVGEVVIPPTTLYGKAITSMLMLVGVTFVGFLTASLASWFVKNPEEEKEIHDRIENIEKSIEDLKREIREIKELLQEK; encoded by the coding sequence ATGCCAGAAGACCAACTCTATAATGTGGTCCCCATGGAGTACGGAGAACTCATCAGGATCAAGGAACTCACTATCCTAATACTCATAATCCTTGACATAGTGCTCTTAAGCTACATATCCTTCTACCCCTCAAATCCCGGGACCGTGAATGCCATCAACCAGTTTGACCTTTTCCTCTGCATCATACTCTTCCTGGAATTCTCCATCAACCTCAAAAAGGCCGATGACAGAAAAAGATTCCTAAGGGAGAACTGGATGGATATAGTGGCCTTCATGCCTGTGGATTTCTTCAGGGCCTTCAGATTCATAAGGATCATAAGGGTTGTGAAGGTCCTCGCCCTCTTCAGGAAGTACCTCAAGAAGTTCTTCACATTCCTTGTGGACACACACCTTGACCAGGCACTGGGGATACTCCTCTTTGCAATAGTGGGGGGCACACTCTTCTTTTATATGATGGAATCAGGGGTCAACAGATCCCTCCACGGCCCGCTGGACTCCCTCTGGTACAGCATCACAACCACAATCGTGGGCGAGGTTGTGATCCCCCCAACAACACTCTACGGTAAGGCCATAACCAGCATGCTCATGCTTGTGGGGGTCACCTTCGTGGGTTTCCTCACAGCCTCCCTGGCCTCCTGGTTCGTTAAAAACCCTGAAGAAGAAAAGGAGATCCATGACAGGATAGAAAACATAGAAAAAAGTATAGAGGATCTTAAAAGGGAGATCAGGGAAATAAAGGAGTTACTGCAGGAGAAATGA
- a CDS encoding YIP1 family protein, which produces MNRIMNFSRDLVGVLASPEEALSRVKELGVENQGLYLYLFLSAFLGYMIGGLISAATGAGIMVPILFALVGLIVSFIKLIVWALISHIIAAVVFEGKGTFAGTLKMMGFAAAPFVLGIFALLTLTLLGTFFTSSMLFVVMYIWTVMIAAAAVAVEHEMGYGRAFLSVFALPAIIITLLMMLAGVL; this is translated from the coding sequence TTGAACAGGATAATGAACTTTTCCCGGGACCTTGTGGGGGTTCTGGCATCACCTGAGGAGGCGTTAAGCAGGGTCAAGGAGCTTGGAGTTGAAAACCAGGGCCTTTACCTCTACTTGTTCCTCTCGGCCTTTCTCGGGTACATGATTGGCGGGTTAATTTCCGCTGCAACGGGCGCTGGTATAATGGTACCCATCCTATTTGCACTGGTTGGGCTCATTGTCTCCTTCATAAAACTGATAGTATGGGCTCTCATATCACATATAATCGCTGCCGTGGTATTCGAGGGTAAGGGGACATTTGCAGGCACCCTCAAGATGATGGGATTCGCAGCGGCGCCCTTTGTGTTGGGAATATTCGCCCTCCTGACCCTGACACTTCTCGGGACATTCTTCACATCATCAATGCTGTTTGTGGTGATGTACATCTGGACGGTAATGATTGCCGCCGCCGCAGTGGCTGTTGAACATGAAATGGGCTATGGAAGGGCGTTCCTATCGGTATTTGCACTTCCAGCCATTATAATAACACTTCTCATGATGCTTGCGGGGGTATTGTGA
- a CDS encoding B12-binding domain-containing radical SAM protein has translation MDVVLINPEDQTAVKNKLGFVLPPLNLMYLGAALERASFSVKIIDDDLRRMGAEGVALLVEKLNPLIVGITATTATIKTSLEYIKAIKRVLPDVLTVIGGPHPTFLPLETLSDCRELDVVVMGEGEETIVELAEGYERGDRGVLEGVKGISYRADERLRTTPPRPLIENLDDIPFPARHLVPFRDYETSSQEAGGMITSRGCVYPCRYCSSSLIMGKKFRFRSPGNVVDEVEELTEIYGLREIAFLDDTFMLHRPRAREIAEEIRRRGLDVSFVTSSRVDMVQEPLLRTLREAGMSTVYYGVESGCQRILDMMKKGITVKQSEDAVKAAKRAGLDVITSFILGYPGERPSEMDRTIDFSIKLDPDYSQYSILTPFPGTPIYTELKSKGLLEEDWDRYTVIQPVIRYEKLGLSRELIQRKLVKAYLKFYSRPSYLLKHTYMIRVFFETLYRTYIEPKIPLRKN, from the coding sequence TTGGACGTTGTTCTCATAAACCCTGAGGATCAGACAGCTGTTAAGAATAAACTTGGATTTGTTTTACCTCCCCTCAACCTCATGTACCTTGGAGCAGCCCTTGAGAGGGCCTCCTTCAGTGTGAAGATAATAGACGACGACCTCAGAAGGATGGGGGCAGAGGGTGTTGCACTCCTCGTTGAAAAGCTCAACCCCCTCATCGTTGGGATAACCGCAACCACAGCCACTATAAAGACCTCCCTTGAGTACATAAAGGCCATAAAGAGAGTTCTTCCCGATGTCCTTACGGTTATAGGTGGCCCACACCCCACGTTTCTCCCTCTGGAGACCCTCAGTGATTGCAGGGAGCTTGATGTTGTTGTTATGGGTGAGGGTGAGGAAACCATCGTCGAACTAGCAGAGGGCTATGAAAGGGGGGACAGGGGTGTCCTCGAGGGGGTTAAGGGTATCAGCTACCGCGCCGATGAGCGGCTCAGAACCACACCTCCAAGGCCGCTCATAGAGAACCTCGACGACATCCCTTTTCCTGCAAGGCACCTTGTGCCCTTCAGGGACTATGAAACCTCCAGTCAGGAGGCGGGGGGTATGATAACAAGCCGTGGATGCGTTTACCCCTGCCGCTACTGCTCTTCATCCCTTATAATGGGTAAAAAGTTTCGTTTCAGGAGTCCCGGAAACGTCGTGGATGAGGTTGAGGAACTCACCGAGATCTACGGCCTCCGTGAAATTGCCTTCCTTGATGACACCTTCATGCTGCATCGGCCACGGGCCCGTGAAATAGCAGAGGAGATCAGAAGAAGAGGTCTGGATGTGAGCTTTGTTACATCCTCGAGGGTGGATATGGTTCAGGAGCCACTGCTGAGGACTCTGAGGGAGGCAGGGATGAGCACAGTATACTATGGTGTTGAATCAGGATGTCAGCGCATCCTTGATATGATGAAAAAGGGCATAACAGTTAAGCAGTCAGAGGACGCTGTGAAGGCCGCTAAAAGGGCCGGTTTGGATGTTATAACATCATTCATTCTCGGTTACCCTGGTGAGAGACCCTCTGAGATGGACCGGACCATCGACTTTTCAATAAAACTTGACCCGGACTACAGCCAGTACTCCATACTGACACCCTTCCCTGGCACCCCCATTTACACTGAACTCAAAAGTAAGGGGCTCCTGGAGGAGGACTGGGATCGGTACACCGTTATACAGCCTGTTATAAGGTACGAGAAACTTGGCCTAAGCCGTGAACTTATCCAGAGAAAACTCGTTAAGGCATACCTCAAATTCTATTCAAGGCCCTCATATCTCCTGAAGCACACATACATGATACGTGTATTCTTTGAAACACTGTACAGGACATACATTGAGCCTAAGATCCCCCTGAGAAAAAATTAA
- a CDS encoding TetR/AcrR family transcriptional regulator, translating to MVSTEDRILDAARSLFIRKGYRGTTTRGIAAEAGVSEVTLFRKFRSKKNLLKRIMDTSRRRVSALLDDVLNADREPQEVIYDVISGLTEVIVNEKMDLLFVMLAERELEEHGFEEWEISDSTGEMIYTSLENYFSKMTEKGKIRDVDPGVAAELIIGYISHASLSSHFKCHETRPPNEFTDILWNGLKP from the coding sequence ATGGTCTCCACAGAGGATAGGATACTGGACGCTGCAAGAAGCCTCTTCATAAGAAAGGGTTACCGGGGGACCACAACAAGGGGGATAGCCGCTGAAGCCGGTGTCAGCGAAGTAACACTCTTCAGAAAGTTCAGATCCAAGAAAAATCTACTGAAAAGGATAATGGATACAAGCAGAAGAAGGGTGTCTGCACTACTCGATGATGTCCTTAATGCAGACAGGGAGCCCCAGGAGGTCATCTATGATGTTATCTCAGGGCTCACAGAGGTCATTGTTAACGAGAAAATGGACCTCCTATTTGTGATGCTGGCTGAGAGAGAACTTGAGGAACACGGATTTGAGGAATGGGAAATTTCAGATTCAACAGGAGAGATGATATACACCTCACTTGAGAATTATTTCAGCAAAATGACAGAAAAAGGAAAGATCCGTGATGTGGATCCTGGAGTCGCCGCAGAACTTATAATAGGTTACATCTCACATGCAAGCCTAAGTTCACACTTCAAATGCCATGAAACCAGACCCCCAAACGAATTCACTGACATCCTGTGGAACGGCTTAAAACCCTGA
- the rfbB gene encoding dTDP-glucose 4,6-dehydratase, translated as MERILVTGGAGFIGSNFIRYMLENHSYEIINLDALTYCGNLENLADVEDDPRYTFVKGSITDKELVNRLIADSDAVVNFAAESHVDRSIEDPGIFIRTNVMGTQTLLEASRRHGVERFIQISTDEVYGSAEEGYFTEDTPLAPNSPYSASKASADLIVRAYNRTYGLPTNITRCSNNYGPYQFPEKLIPLMITNALEDKPLPVYGDGMNVRDWIHVYDHCRAIDLVLHHGRVGEVYNIGGNNERRNIEIVKLIVRELGKDESLIKFVDDRPGHDRRYAIDASKIMDELGWRPTYSFEEGIRETIQWYIENREWWENIKSGEYLRYYERMYGERLRS; from the coding sequence ATGGAAAGGATTCTTGTAACCGGTGGAGCCGGCTTCATAGGTAGCAACTTCATAAGGTACATGCTTGAGAACCACAGCTATGAGATAATCAACCTTGACGCCCTTACCTACTGCGGGAACCTTGAAAACCTCGCTGACGTGGAGGATGACCCGCGTTACACATTTGTTAAGGGCAGCATAACCGACAAGGAACTTGTTAACCGCCTCATAGCAGACTCTGACGCTGTTGTGAACTTTGCGGCGGAATCCCACGTTGATCGGAGTATCGAGGACCCTGGCATATTCATAAGGACAAATGTCATGGGTACTCAGACACTACTGGAGGCCTCAAGGAGGCACGGCGTTGAGAGGTTCATACAGATTTCAACAGATGAGGTCTACGGCTCTGCAGAGGAAGGTTACTTCACAGAAGATACTCCCCTTGCACCCAACAGTCCCTACTCTGCCAGCAAGGCCTCTGCAGACCTCATTGTCAGGGCATACAACCGTACCTACGGTCTTCCAACCAACATAACCCGCTGCTCCAATAACTACGGCCCCTACCAGTTCCCTGAGAAACTCATACCCCTCATGATAACCAACGCCCTCGAGGATAAACCCCTCCCTGTATATGGTGACGGCATGAATGTGAGGGACTGGATACACGTGTATGACCACTGCAGGGCCATAGACCTGGTACTCCACCATGGCCGTGTCGGTGAGGTATACAATATAGGTGGCAACAATGAGAGGCGGAACATTGAGATCGTTAAACTAATCGTCAGGGAACTCGGGAAGGATGAGTCCCTCATAAAATTTGTTGATGACAGGCCAGGACATGACAGGAGATATGCCATAGACGCAAGCAAGATAATGGATGAACTTGGCTGGAGGCCCACCTATTCCTTCGAGGAGGGTATAAGGGAGACCATCCAGTGGTACATTGAAAACAGAGAGTGGTGGGAGAACATCAAGAGCGGGGAGTACCTCAGGTACTATGAGCGCATGTATGGTGAAAGGCTTCGGTCATGA
- the rfbC gene encoding dTDP-4-dehydrorhamnose 3,5-epimerase, whose product MGEFKFQKTRLDGAVIIEPEVYEDERGYFMETFNQALFRDHGLDITFVQDNESMSQRGVLRGLHFQTKKPQGKLIRAVKGEIFDVAVDLRRDSKTYGEWVGVFLSEENRREFFIPEGFAHGFLALADECIVNYKCTELYLPEYDSGIPWDDPDIGIEWPLEMVDELIISDKDRNWKPLKERPVYL is encoded by the coding sequence ATGGGTGAATTCAAATTCCAGAAAACCAGACTCGATGGTGCAGTCATCATAGAACCTGAGGTCTACGAAGATGAACGGGGATACTTCATGGAGACCTTCAACCAGGCATTATTCAGGGACCATGGCCTTGATATCACCTTTGTCCAGGACAATGAGTCCATGTCACAGAGGGGCGTTCTCAGGGGCCTTCACTTCCAGACAAAAAAGCCCCAGGGAAAACTCATAAGGGCTGTGAAGGGTGAGATCTTTGATGTTGCGGTGGACCTCCGCAGGGACTCAAAGACCTACGGTGAATGGGTGGGTGTCTTCCTTTCAGAGGAGAACCGGAGGGAATTCTTCATTCCAGAGGGATTTGCGCATGGATTTCTGGCCCTCGCAGATGAGTGCATAGTCAACTACAAGTGCACGGAACTCTACCTCCCTGAATATGACTCTGGCATACCCTGGGACGACCCTGACATCGGAATAGAGTGGCCCCTGGAAATGGTGGATGAGCTCATAATTTCAGATAAGGACAGAAACTGGAAGCCCCTGAAGGAGAGACCAGTTTACCTCTGA
- the rfbA gene encoding glucose-1-phosphate thymidylyltransferase RfbA: MKGIVLAGGSGTRLYPITRAVSKQLLPIYDKPMIYYPLSVLMLAGIRDILVISTPRDLPLYRDLLGDGSQFGVRFSYEVQEEPRGIADAFIVGKNFIGDSRVALVLGDNVFYGHRFSEILQRAASIREGAVIFGYYVKDPRPFGVVEFDSEGRVISIEEKPERPRSNYVVPGLYFYDNRVVEIAERIEPSERGELEITSVNEEYLKMKKLRVELMGRGMAWLDTGTHDGLLEASSFIETIQKRQGFYIACLEEIAYNNGWITRDDLLELAEKLEKTEYGRYLKDLAEGNFHG, translated from the coding sequence ATGAAGGGTATAGTGCTGGCAGGGGGTTCAGGAACCCGCCTCTACCCCATAACAAGGGCTGTTTCAAAGCAGCTCCTGCCCATATATGATAAGCCCATGATATACTACCCGCTATCTGTGCTGATGCTCGCAGGTATAAGGGATATACTGGTGATATCAACACCAAGGGACCTTCCACTCTACAGGGACCTGCTGGGGGATGGTTCACAGTTCGGTGTCAGGTTCTCCTATGAGGTGCAGGAGGAACCCCGGGGTATTGCCGATGCATTCATTGTGGGGAAGAATTTCATTGGAGACTCCAGGGTGGCCCTGGTCCTGGGCGATAACGTATTCTACGGGCACAGGTTCAGTGAAATACTCCAGAGGGCCGCATCCATCAGGGAGGGTGCTGTTATATTCGGCTACTATGTAAAGGACCCCCGACCATTCGGTGTTGTTGAATTCGACAGTGAGGGCAGGGTTATATCAATAGAAGAAAAACCTGAAAGACCCAGATCCAACTACGTCGTCCCTGGCCTCTACTTCTATGACAACCGGGTGGTTGAAATTGCCGAAAGAATAGAGCCATCTGAGAGGGGTGAACTTGAGATAACATCCGTCAATGAGGAGTACCTGAAGATGAAGAAGCTCAGGGTGGAGCTCATGGGCCGTGGTATGGCCTGGCTTGACACAGGTACCCACGACGGCCTCCTGGAGGCAAGCAGTTTCATAGAGACCATACAGAAGAGGCAGGGATTCTACATCGCATGCCTTGAGGAGATAGCCTATAACAACGGGTGGATCACAAGGGACGATCTCCTTGAACTGGCAGAAAAACTTGAAAAGACAGAATACGGCAGATACCTGAAGGACCTCGCGGAGGGAAACTTCCATGGGTGA
- the rfbD gene encoding dTDP-4-dehydrorhamnose reductase yields the protein MKVLVTGASGMLGSDLIDVLKEKHDVLTSGDLDIRDLEGVMELAAETQPDTIIHAAAFTDVDCAESEHETAYQVNVLGTRNVAAAASQTGASLVYISTDYVFNGKKSDEYFEFDEPDPLNFYGKTKYLGEVAVRDLTDKFYIVRTSWLFGRNGRNFVRTMVELAERGHEISVVDDQYGSPTYTRDLAGAIGKLIERPAYGVYHITNSGHCSWYEFAREIFHALQMDVKLKPVRSHEFPRPARRPSFSVLKNYNWIMEGFRPLRSYREALKDYLEEMR from the coding sequence ATGAAGGTTCTTGTAACCGGGGCCTCTGGTATGCTTGGAAGTGACCTCATTGATGTCCTGAAAGAAAAACATGATGTTTTAACGTCAGGAGATCTTGACATCCGGGACCTTGAGGGTGTCATGGAGCTTGCAGCCGAAACTCAGCCGGATACCATTATACATGCGGCTGCATTCACAGATGTTGACTGTGCCGAGTCAGAGCATGAAACCGCCTATCAGGTGAACGTACTCGGGACCAGGAACGTTGCGGCTGCCGCATCACAGACAGGTGCCAGTCTGGTTTACATATCCACCGATTACGTCTTCAATGGCAAGAAGAGTGATGAATACTTTGAATTTGATGAACCTGATCCCCTGAACTTCTATGGTAAAACCAAGTACCTGGGCGAGGTTGCTGTGCGGGATCTGACAGATAAATTCTACATAGTGAGGACCTCCTGGCTCTTTGGCAGGAATGGCAGGAACTTTGTAAGGACCATGGTGGAACTGGCAGAGAGGGGCCATGAGATAAGTGTCGTGGATGACCAGTACGGATCTCCAACATACACCCGTGACCTTGCAGGTGCAATCGGGAAGCTCATTGAAAGGCCCGCTTATGGTGTTTACCACATAACAAACTCTGGCCACTGCTCATGGTATGAATTTGCCAGGGAGATATTTCATGCATTGCAGATGGATGTTAAACTGAAACCTGTAAGGAGCCATGAATTCCCGAGACCCGCCCGCAGGCCATCATTTTCTGTTCTAAAAAATTACAACTGGATCATGGAGGGCTTCAGACCCCTTAGAAGCTACAGGGAAGCCCTTAAGGATTACCTTGAAGAAATGAGATAG
- a CDS encoding HAD family hydrolase — protein sequence MRGRSKMNTIIFDIDKTLLVGSHCHFYSFRQAFRELFNVDVEIDIGSIQGMTDKEIIFQTAWKYGLEISDGDFVRIVDRISYNYRLNLERDNIRALDGAEFILKRLSEAGTPLGVVTGNIEPVAWLKLREASFDGYFNFGGFGNEGCSRASILRLALERASSIYGQLRRENVITVGDTPRDIEAGRELGVTTVGVATGDFTVDELEAAGADYVLEGLGDVDAFLEITGYGAAVSIMGD from the coding sequence ATGAGAGGCAGGTCTAAGATGAACACGATCATATTCGATATTGATAAAACGCTGCTTGTTGGATCCCACTGTCACTTCTACTCCTTCAGGCAGGCGTTCAGGGAACTTTTCAATGTTGATGTTGAGATAGACATCGGTAGCATCCAGGGGATGACCGATAAGGAGATAATATTCCAGACCGCATGGAAGTACGGCCTTGAAATCAGCGATGGGGATTTTGTGAGGATAGTGGATAGGATTTCCTATAACTACCGCCTGAACCTTGAGAGGGATAACATAAGAGCCCTGGATGGTGCAGAGTTTATACTTAAAAGGCTCAGTGAAGCCGGAACACCCCTTGGAGTTGTTACAGGAAACATTGAGCCTGTTGCATGGTTGAAGCTCAGGGAGGCCTCCTTTGATGGATACTTCAACTTCGGGGGCTTTGGTAACGAGGGTTGCAGCAGGGCCTCGATACTGAGGCTCGCCCTTGAAAGGGCTTCCTCCATTTACGGACAGCTACGGCGGGAAAATGTTATAACCGTAGGTGACACCCCGAGGGACATTGAAGCCGGGAGGGAACTCGGTGTTACGACGGTGGGAGTTGCTACGGGTGACTTCACTGTCGATGAACTGGAGGCCGCAGGCGCCGATTACGTCCTTGAGGGTCTCGGTGACGTTGATGCCTTTCTTGAGATAACAGGTTATGGGGCTGCAGTGAGCATTATGGGTGATTGA
- a CDS encoding metalloregulator ArsR/SmtB family transcription factor, with protein MKRDVCEIDDANEALVLRVKESMPEDDEIKRLCDLFKILSEPTRLRIIEALTLDSLCVCELASLLEMTQSAVSHQLRILRSAGIVDYERDGKMARYHLTDRGVADIIENCRNKCI; from the coding sequence ATGAAGAGGGATGTCTGTGAAATCGATGATGCCAATGAGGCCCTAGTACTCAGGGTGAAGGAGTCGATGCCTGAAGACGATGAAATAAAGAGACTCTGTGATCTCTTCAAAATATTATCTGAGCCCACGAGGCTCAGAATAATCGAGGCACTCACTCTGGATTCTCTGTGCGTCTGTGAACTGGCATCCCTCCTTGAGATGACCCAGTCAGCGGTTTCCCACCAGCTCAGAATCCTGAGAAGCGCGGGAATCGTTGACTATGAAAGGGATGGTAAGATGGCGCGCTACCACCTCACCGATAGGGGCGTGGCGGATATTATAGAAAACTGCAGGAATAAATGTATCTAG